The nucleotide window ATTTCTATGGACAATGTGGAGCTATAGATCTCACCTGTGAGGCCTACCCATGATGTAAGTGATCACACCGGCTGTACCGTTTGCTCTTGCTCAAAGCGATGGGTCGCTCTTTCTGCCTCTTTCACTCGCTCCTGCCGGAGCTGAGATAATCCTCGCTCACTTGAGTGTCAGCTATTGTTTGCTTGTATCTCACTTGGGCATTCAATCTAGTATGAAATCTTCAACTTACACTAATTAACAGTACTTACAATCTTTGTCTAGCTGGACCGTAGCTTCGTATTGAGTCGGTACTATGACCAGCCTTATCTCACAAACCACGCCATTGCCGGCTGATCTGGCCATCAGCGAGTACTCGCGTAAATTCTACGACGGAACTTACAAATGGACAGCGGAAGGCTTTACCGACGAGAATGGAGGCAAGTGGAACTCGGGGTCAGCATGCGACTGCCGTATTAACGTGTGCAGTATATCGCGACTTCGACTGCTATGACCCTGCCGCTAGAGCTCCGACGCCCTTGCCGCCGATGGATCTGGGCGACTATGACGAAGAAATGGAGAATGCGGATAGTCAGGGCAGCACGCTACCTATCCCTCCGCTGGACAAGATGAGCACTCCTTCCGCGGACCAGAGTCAAAGGAGGGACTCGTTGATCGGCTATAAGGCAGGCCAAATCAAGCTTGCAAGCTCATCGCCGCTTTCAGACTGCCCATCAGATATCTCGGAAGAAAACCCAGTAAGTATTCAGAGCGAGTGGCAAATCACCACTCTGTCTGTATCGCTGTATGGAGTCAGTATATCTGACCCTTCTAGAAATCCATCGAAGGAGCTACGGCAGTAAAGAAGACGAGCCCCGGAGAATCTCAGCAAGCAAGAAGCGAAACGCCAGAGCATAAATCCACCACTCGAGGTGTTGCACAGATAGTCAAGAAGACCGCTAAGAGGCCAGCAAAGCAAGCCAAAAAGTCTTCTGCACCTGTGAAGTCTTCGCAGACGGGTAGCTATACGCAGGGCTCGGGGAGTTCATCGAGACGACGGTCGGCGAGGAAGGCAAACACGCAGGGTACACGGCCTTGAGTAGGTTTGTACGTCCTGATGAGTTCTATGCCGGCTGTCTGGGCGGTTTTGATGTTTTGGTTAGCCTAGTACAGACATGAACGACAGGAAGTGGTTTATCTGATTTGCTGGTAAAACTACGTTGGTTTGGTTTGGAGTATTGCGGCATAAGTATCTGGGCGTTGGTTGAGCGGTAGAAGGGATGCTCTGAGTACCGACTCTCATTGGTATCAAAAGGCGTTATTTTCTCTCGTCAATAAGGGTGATCAAATCCAGACTCATTAGATTCTGATCATCTAGAACATTGCTATACTATTCAACTCCTAAAAGTCCAACAAGACAAACCCCATCACCGCCCCAGGAACAAATCTCCACACCTCTTCGTTTCATCATGCTCATGGTAAAGCAAACATCTCGCTCCCCTCCACGGCTTACAAGCCTCCCACTTTCTTACCCTTCTCGTCCTCCCGTCCCTAGTTGCCCCACCCTCCGTATCTCCATTCTCCTCTTTTTCGCCGTCCTCCCCATCCAACCGACTCCTCCCCTCATCCCATCCCGCCATGGCCACACCCCCTTCAACACACCTCGTACAAAACGCCACACAGCAATCCTCACACGCCACGGCCCCAACCCGCGGCGGCAGCACCGCGCGACAATGCTCACAAGCACGCGTGGTATGCCAACTCTCCGGACACCACAACCTCAACCTATGCCTCCCGAGCGCCTGCCCACATGGCCGCTTCAACAAAACACTCAAGTCGCGGAGAAACTCTGCATGCCACCAATCCCCGTGCATCTCCAGTAGCCGATCCGTCTTCTTAAACGCAAAAAGGTCCAGCACGAGGCGTCGCAGTGGCGCAGAGTCTCGGATACCGCCGTATAAGATGCGTGTATCAGAGGGGGTTAAAACGCTATTCGTGCGGTCTGATAAATCACTCATCATGTCTAGGACGGCGTTGCGTAGACCCTCGAGTGCAAAACGGTCTGCGAGGACGTACACGTGGAGGAGCGTGTAGTATGCTGGTTTGCCGTCCTTGAACGGCGCAGTCAGAATACCGTTGTAGAGCCATGATATGACGAGTTGGAAATGATCGACTGATACATCGTCGAGCGTAATAGTGTTCGCGGTAGATTCAGCAAAGGGCCCTGTGAGCGCGACGCGGAAGTACGAAGATTGTGCTGTTAAAAGCCTGGTGTGAATGAGGAAGGGTGTTGATTTGGGTCCGATAAGAAGTTTACTGGTAGCGGTGAGTTCGGATGGATCGGTCGGCCTGGTCAGATATGAGTCTGGGCTCGTGGTCTTGGTTGTCGTTGATGTTGATCGACGGTGGTGGGCGCGTGGTAGGAAGGATGTCGTCTCCTCCCTTGCATGCAACACGTACCTTGACTGCCCGGCCCATGTACCTGAGGTATAAGGCGGCGGGAGATTCGGGGTTGGAATGCGAGTCGAGGAGTCGATGCCGACGATGCTGCGTGGTATAATGGTGCGCATCTCTTTCTGTCTTCTTCTCCCCACTCTTGCTTCGTCCAGTCTACTACTACGTTCTATCTTCCGTCCCTTGTTGGAAAAACGAGTCAAAAAGTTGCGAAAAGCGTTTATCAAAGGAGGTACCTCGATCTTTGAGGGTGTATACCGGGGACCCAACCGCATGCGGGGCTGTCGTTGAGAAGTGTCAAGAATGCGGTTTCGGAATGCATGCTTTACTGTATCCGCCAGGGCGGGAACAAACGGGGCTTGATCGAGCGGACAATCGCCTTGTAGATGCGTGCAGGACGGATGTTGGCTTGTTCTCCGCCAATGCTAGGGTAGCAAACGCACCGTCCGCAAGCGGTTCTTTGTTGTCTCGACACGACACAGCACGGGGCGACAAGAAGCAAGACAATTGTTTGAGATGCAAGGCTCAAGAAACGTTTCATTCGATCTTTTTCCATCGTTTCACATCTCGTCGAACGCCTTGTATGTGACAAAGAGCAAGGTAGAAGAGATGTTACTAACTGTTTTACACTGCCTTGAACGCCCCCAAATTGGCCTGAAGATTGAGATGCGTTACAAAATTATACAATAGAGTGTGTAAGCTCGTCATGCCGGCCTTAATATAGTTCTATAGCTCGACGGCTTGTCTCTACATGGGTTGAACTTAGGCGACAAAGTCCTTGACGTCTGTAGTTGCGTCAGTGTTTGGTAATCATGTTACATGGGCTAAAAAACTTACTGTTGAGCCACCTAATGTACTCCTTCTGTTCCTTGTGGTCTATGTAGTCAGGGATGAAGAGCGCAAGACGGGTGTTGATGGCACGCTCCTCGAGGTACTTCTCAAGGAGAATCTGGAGGTCCTCATCGAGGTTGTTGAAGGGAGGGCCCTGCTCAAGTTAGACATGAAGAAATCACGGGAAAGGATCAACATACGGTGTAAAGAGAGCGTCTTGACCAGTCCTGCTCAGCAGTAGCGGGGTCGGCAAGCTCAGCAGAGGGGAAGTAGTAGAGATCGTCAATGAGGAAATCACCGTCCTGAGCGGTAGCCTCAATGGCCAGAGCGCCCTTTCCGGGACGCTCAATGCGGATGCTAGCGCGTGCGGGGAAACCCTGCTGTTGGCCCTCATCTTCGTAGTCTTCCTCGAGCTCCTCGCGGTCGGCAGGCGCAACGCGGTCCTCGGGTGCTACGCGGACGTTTCCATCCTGAGTCCTACCCTGGTTGATGGAACCCTTGGTGTTGGCGCCTCCAGACTGCACATCCATATCGGCATCGTCATAGATGGCGTTGTCTTCAAGGTCGTCGGCCTGGTTGTTGTTGAGGTCGGAGGTGGAAAAGGTGATGCGGATCTTCTCGTCGTTGTAAGTGCGGCTAAGGACGACTTCCTGGCTGCCGGGTTTGTCTTCAATCTGTAAAACGATGAGTATGGAGTCATTTATATATGGCACTTTGGTTGTATACCTCAAAAGGGCTGTTCTCGAGGTAGTCCTTGATGTTGGCGGAGAGGTCCTCGTCCTCCTTCATGCCCTCCTCCATGGAGATTTCGCTCTGGAGCTTTGCGACCAGCTCTTCACTGACTCCATCATCCTGTCTCCTCACAGCCGACACGTGGAAGGCTGATGTGAGGCGAGGGATTGGGGCAGCCCATGGCTGGAACACTGCCGCCGGTCGCAGCGACTGTGGGCGAACGGCTTTGGTGGATAAGCGGGCGGCAGAGCGCGGGGCACTGCGGGCGAGTGTTCGTAAGGAGAGCATCGTGATGTAGGACTGTGTGTAATTGAGCAGTACTAAATGACGATGTCGGGAAAATGGCAATGCGACAAAGTGGGTGCAATGGCGGGATGGTAACTTTTCGGCGGCCCAAGCTTTGCGGGCTGATGTCAGGCGGGATGCTTGGCACCGATTTGCGGACTCAACTGCTCACCTCCGCGCTGATATCTGACTCTTCAAGGCCCTGGGAGATTGGGGGTCAATTGTGCAAAAGACGTAGTGATTAGTTTCCCACCAATTGCCAATTGCTACTTCTTCCAGCGTCGTGTTTCAGTGTCTTCAGTGCAATTTCAGTACGACGTCACAATTGAGTGGCTGCCAGATTTGGGCAGACAAAAAGTTCGTTTGACACAGCCAATCCTCTTCCGCCAGTCGCACAGATACATCCAATCCAGAATATTATGGCGACTGCAACCGgagaaaagaaaaagaagcCCAGTGCTATGCGCTCCATCCTAGCGGGTGCGAGTGCTGGCGCTGTGGAAATATGTACCGCATTCCCTCCCGCTACGTACTAGAATGACTACTCACGCGAAACAGCAATCACATATCCCGCCGAGTGTACGTGCCTAATGAACTACCTACCATCTACATGAAGAAGTCGAGCCTGACACAAGATAGTCGCAAAGACACGATCACAACTCAACCGAAGATTACCAGACGGCAAGAAGCTGCCATGGCCACCATTCGGCAAGCAGTGGTATGCCGGGTGCACGACGCTGATAATCGGCAACTCACTGAAGGCTGGAATAAGTAGGTTATATAGAAGCTTGGAGAAACCGCTGTCTGACATAGCCAGGATTCGTCGCATTCGACATGTACAAGAACATGCTGGCTGATGCTGAAGGAAAGGTCTCGGGCCCAGCGACCGTAATAGCTGGTTTTGGTGCAGGAGCCACAGAATCGCTGCTGGCTGTTACTCCTTTCGAGAGCATCAAGACACAACTGTAAGTAGATTCCCCTTTGCTATTCGCCTTTCCTGACCTTCGCAGCATCGATGACCGCAAGTCTGCAAACCCTCGTATGCGCGGGTTCCTTCACGGTTCAAGAATCATTGCACAAGAAAAGGGTATCCGGGGCTTCTTCCAGGGCTTCCTTCCTACTACAGCACGACAAGCTGCCAACTCAGCCGTCCGTTTCTCAAGTTACACGTCGCTCAAGCAACTCGCACAGTCATACGTCAAGCCGGGCGAGAAGCTCGGCGCTTTCAGCACATTCGGACTTGGAGGCCTGGCAGGCATAATTACTGTCTACACGACCATGCCTATTGATACTGTAAAGACGCGCATGCAGTCGATAGAGGCAAGGAGTCAGTACAAGAACAGCTTTGACTGTGTAGCCAAGATATTCAGGGATGAGGGACTCTTCACCTTTTGGTCGGGTGCTCTCCCTCGACTAGGCCGTCTGATCCTAAGTGGTGGTATTGTGTTTACCATGTATGAAAAGTCGATGGACTTCATGGATAAGCTGGACCCTCAAGGACGATACATATAGGCTTATGATGACATGCACCCGTTGAAGCTGGGATAAGCAGGCTACTCAAATACTCGGCCAGTATCTGTAACAACAGGATGCTACTCCCTCGGGTTTATACGGAAATAGCGTTTCTACTGTGTCTATTCCATGCCAAACAAACTAGTTTCATGATCAGTAACCCTGTATCATTCACTGTATCATGCACCATGGATTTCTCTTTACAATATTCTATTCTCGTTATTAGTTGCCAAGGCAATAACAGTACCCTTAGGCGCTAGTTTTGCATCACAAACAACAAAGTATGAAAACGGCAACACAACAGAAATCTCTGACGGTCACCTAGACTTAGAGCACCTAATTCACCAACGGCCTTGCATAACCACAGGCAACCAATCTTCTTTCGTCCTGCCCCGCTATATTCTCTGCTTTCCCACAATCACAACACTTACACATCCTCACTTTTTGGCACTGTGTTTGGAACTCGCAATGACCGTATCACATCAGTATATGTGCGCCATATCCGCCAACATGGCTGCTCCGCAAGAAACTCCAATTGCACCTCGCATGGCCTTCATTTCAACCACTGACGACCTCGCTGACATGCTTGGAACCCTTGCAGACCTACCCACATCACCGCCGAGTCTGTACATCGATCTCGAAGGGAACAGCCTCAGTCGAGCTGGAACACTCTCGCTACTCACGCTCTACGTATGTCCTCAGAATATCGTCTATCTCGTCGACGTACACGGCTTGCAAACAACCGCCTTTTCCACACCTACCAACGAATCTCGCCGCCAGATGCCACTGACCTCAGAGCTGGATACTGTGAAACCGCAGTCCAAGCTTTCCGATTGTGACTCAGGAGAACCACAGCTTACCAACTCAAATCTAGACATCGAAGCAGCACAGTCTGCACCCGCAGGTTTGGGCACTGCGGCAGCACCGGTCACGCTCAAGACCATCCTCGAGTCACCGACCATCCCCAAAGTCTTTTTCGACGTAAGAAACGACTCGGATGCCCTATTCGCCCACTACAAGGTCGCTCTCTCCTGCATCCACGACCTGCAAGTCATGGAGCTCGCCACCCGCCCCATGACAACGGGAAACTCGCGTCAATTTCTCTGCAGCCTCTCCACCTGCATCCGAGACAACGCCCCACTGTCCTCCACCGACCTCGCCGCCTGGACAGCCATAAAAGAGGCGGGAAACGCACTGTTCGACCCAAAGAAGGGCGGCAGCTACTCAGTCTTCGAAACTCGCCCGTTGAGGACAGAGGTACAAGACTACTGCGTTCAGGATGTTGTGTATATGCCGCTTCTGTGGGATATTTTTGAGCATAGGATACAAAAAGATCGTATGGATGAAGCAGAGCTGGCACAGATGGCAGAAGAATACGAGaaagacaagaagaagatgggCTTCTGGGAGACCATGGTGAAAGAGGCGGTGGTGCTTCGGATTAGTGTTACTTGGGAAACTTGGTATCGCCCCAATGGAGTACACAAGAGGAAGGGATGTTGGACTTGGGGACAGATTCGAGAGGCGAGGCGGAGGTGGGCTTTGGGCTTCAGGCACGGACTTTGTGATTAGGAGGTGGGTGGAAGGAGGGAGCTTGGTTGGATGAGAGGGTGGTAGAGGTGGTAATGCGGACAGAGTGATGGTGGAATGGTAAAGAGAGTCTGGTAAAGCAAGCGGAAAGAGGTGGTGTACGATCATATAGACTGTTCATCAGGTGAGAAGGCCTTACGTAGAAGGGTGAGAGAGTTCTTTGCTCACTAGTCACCCGAAATTCACATCCATGTAGACATTCACGTTCACATGCAGGCTTAGGCTCATAGTGATGCCTGTCCCCCAAATACAGTTAGTCAGTCAAACCAAACGTTCCATACGCTCCACTCATCTCTACATCACATACCCCAACTCAAACACTCAACCCGCTTTACTCAACTCCACACCGCGTACCTCAACGCACCAGCACATCCCAATAATGTCACCACCCGCCGCCCAGCTCCTAGAAGTCCAACTCTTTGAATCTCTCAAGCCCCAAATCGTCGCCCTTGCAACCGCTCTCTATGGTTCATCCTCCACATCATCCTCCACATTCTACGATGTAGTTCCATACATTACGTCTTCACCAGAGACCACCAACACTCCTTTTACCTTACAAACCACCTACGGCGTCGCCCTCGTCCTCTACACTGGCCCGGCCACGGCCCCCTACACGTCCTTCCACCTAATCTCCCATGTTTCGCACGTGCCAAACATCGTGACGGGAGCGCGACAACTACTGACGGATCTCCAGCGCGGGATGGGTAGTGTAATAGAAATATGTATGGAGAGGGGGAATTGGACGGTGACGCATGAGCGGGTGCCGGATGTGGCTGGTCCTGGTGTTTGTGGAGACGGAGAGGACAGCAAGGATGAGAACAAGGACGAGAGCAAGGACGAGGTGGAAGGGGAAGAAGGGGAATATGAACGCGAACAATATTACAAGGAGGACGTGGATGAAGAGCTTGGAGAAGACTGGTGTCGAATGCGTTGGAGTCCGTCGCTGGAACCCATTACCGAGGAGACGTAAAGGGGGCCTGACATAAtcaacacacacacacacatcaCTGCAATGTATATAACAGAACCAGGTTTTTAAACAACCAAAAGAACGCAGAAT belongs to Pyrenophora tritici-repentis strain M4 chromosome 10, whole genome shotgun sequence and includes:
- a CDS encoding putative btb poz domain containing protein; the protein is MRTIIPRSIVGIDSSTRIPTPNLPPPYTSGTWAGQSRPTDPSELTATSKLLIGPKSTPFLIHTRLLTAQSSYFRVALTGPFAESTANTITLDDVSVDHFQLVISWLYNGILTAPFKDGKPAYYTLLHVYVLADRFALEGLRNAVLDMMSDLSDRTNSVLTPSDTRILYGGIRDSAPLRRLVLDLFAFKKTDRLLEMHGDWWHAEFLRDLS
- a CDS encoding MAM33 multi-domain protein — translated: MLSLRTLARSAPRSAARLSTKAVRPQSLRPAAVFQPWAAPIPRLTSAFHVSAVRRQDDGVSEELVAKLQSEISMEEGMKEDEDLSANIKDYLENSPFEIEDKPGSQEVVLSRTYNDEKIRITFSTSDLNNNQADDLEDNAIYDDADMDVQSGGANTKGSINQGRTQDGNVRVAPEDRVAPADREELEEDYEDEGQQQGFPARASIRIERPGKGALAIEATAQDGDFLIDDLYYFPSAELADPATAEQDWSRRSLYTGPPFNNLDEDLQILLEKYLEERAINTRLALFIPDYIDHKEQKEYIRWLNNVKDFVA
- a CDS encoding tricarboxylate transport protein, mitochondrial precursor; translated protein: MATATGEKKKKPSAMRSILAGASAGAVEISITYPAEFAKTRSQLNRRLPDGKKLPWPPFGKQWYAGCTTLIIGNSLKAGIRFVAFDMYKNMLADAEGKVSGPATVIAGFGAGATESLLAVTPFESIKTQLIDDRKSANPRMRGFLHGSRIIAQEKGIRGFFQGFLPTTARQAANSAVRFSSYTSLKQLAQSYVKPGEKLGAFSTFGLGGLAGIITVYTTMPIDTVKTRMQSIEARSQYKNSFDCVAKIFRDEGLFTFWSGALPRLGRLILSGGIVFTMYEKSMDFMDKLDPQGRYI
- a CDS encoding putative 3 -5 exonuclease protein — encoded protein: MAAPQETPIAPRMAFISTTDDLADMLGTLADLPTSPPSLYIDLEGNSLSRAGTLSLLTLYVCPQNIVYLVDVHGLQTTAFSTPTNESRRQMPLTSELDTVKPQSKLSDCDSGEPQLTNSNLDIEAAQSAPAGLGTAAAPVTLKTILESPTIPKVFFDVRNDSDALFAHYKVALSCIHDLQVMELATRPMTTGNSRQFLCSLSTCIRDNAPLSSTDLAAWTAIKEAGNALFDPKKGGSYSVFETRPLRTEVQDYCVQDVVYMPLLWDIFEHRIQKDRMDEAELAQMAEEYEKDKKKMGFWETMVKEAVVLRISVTWETWYRPNGVHKRKGCWTWGQIREARRRWALGFRHGLCD